From the Oncorhynchus kisutch isolate 150728-3 linkage group LG27, Okis_V2, whole genome shotgun sequence genome, the window AGCTCCACCCCATCCCGCAGCCTCACCAGGGTGGTGGAGGGGGCGGGAACGCCCACAGCCCAGCTCCAGATGGTCACGTTCTGCCCCTTCTCAAACTCAGCAGACGGGAACACCTCCACAGACAGGTTTGTGGGCGGCGCTTCGGGGGGAAAAGAAAAGTAGCAAATTGAAATGAAGGATTGCCGTTTGTTTCCTATACACACAGCCTCTAGGTTGACGTGAAAATATTTGGCACGTGACGTCGTATGCTATTTGTAAACTGATTATATGGTTGAAAAGACGTCATATCACATTACAACCAGTTAGACCTAGACATCAAGACGTCATGGAAACATTCTGGTTGTTATCTGGTCAGACTGGTGATAACCAGAATATAACTATTTtactactagcactgactttgctgctAATTTCTTTATTGATGTGCTCACTATGACtgagatgtggttgtctcacctcactatgactgagagatgtggttgtctcacctagctatgaCTGAaagatgtggttgtctcacctcactatgactgagagatgtggttgtcccacctcactatgactgagagatgtggttgtcccacctcactatgactgagagatgtggttgtcccacctcactatgactgagagatgtggttgtcccacctcgctatgactgagagatgtggttgtcccacctagctatgactgagagatgtggttgtcccacctcactatgactgagagatgtggttgtcccacctcactatgactgagagatgtggttgtcccacctcactatgactgagagatgtggttgtcccacctcactatgactgagagatgtggttgtcccacctcactatgactgagagatgtggttgtcccacctcactatgactgagagatgtggttgtcccacctcactatgactgagagatgtggttgtcccacctcactatgactgagagatgtggttgtcccacctcactatgactgagagatgtggttgtcccacctcactatgactgagagatgtggttgtcccacctagctatgactgagagatgtggttgtcccacctagctatgactgagagatgtggttgtcccacctcactatgactgatatgtggttgtcccacctcactatgactgagagatgtggttgtcccacctcacTATGActaatatgtggttgtcccacctcacTATGActaatatgtggttgtcccacctcacTATGActaatatgtggttgtcccacctcacTATGActaatatgtggttgtcccacctcacTATGActaatatgtggttgtcccacctcacTATGActaatatgtggttgtcccacctcacTATGActaatatgtggttgtcccacctcacTATGActaatatgtggttgtcccacctcacTATGActaatatgtggttgtcccacctcacTATGActaatatgtggttgtcccacctcacTATGActaatatgtggttgtcccacctcactatgacagatgaatgcactaactgtaagtcgctctggataagtgtgtATGCTAAATTAAATTGATTAAGACATATTTTTCACTTTGCAGCTAAAAAAAGGCAAACATCCTTTTACAACCAGTTAAAACCttttacatatttattttttctttagtttatttagtaaatactttaactctagttcttgaactgcattgttggttgagggcttgtaagtaagcattttacggtaaggtatcatgtgacaaataaaggtTGATGTGTTTCAATGACATTGCAACCAGTTTTTCCCACTAGGAATGCCTTGTGTACTTACATGAGCAATGGTAAACTCATTGAAGCAACTGTCGCTGGTGCCAACGTTGACACAATATTAAGCACGCTTTTTTGTCCTTATGAATTATAATCTTACTTGGTTATTTTGTGTCTTACAGTCAGTATTTGTCAACTAGAAATGGGATCACAATGGGATATACCTTTTATAACTACAAACCACAAGCTGATATAGTTTGCTTTTATTTGACTCACCTTGAACATTAACAGTCATGTGAGCTGTAAGGTTTCCTACGACGTTGTGGGCCACGCATTCATACTCTCCACCGTGGGACCATGACGCTTCTTCCACCAATAGGGTCGCACCCTCTCCTGCCACGACTGAGCAGCCATCTTGGTCCAGTTTTCTCCACAACACTGTAGGTTCAGGGTTCCCCTCAGCATGACACGTCAGTGTAAAACCGTCTCCGATTTTCACCTGAGTGTTCTCTGAGATAGTGATCTTTCTGGGGGAATCTACATTGGGGAAAATAATGGTTGTTAGATATACATTATGGAAGTTAAGTTGCAAATTGTTTACATCAAATATGGGCTTGTTTGCTGTATAGTTCATATACATATGACATAATATGAAACAAACCTTTAGTTTTAGGCAAACAATGTGCTCCTTTTTGTCCAATGAGGTAATTTCTGGACAATATTTCTGTCCATTTATGGGACCCCTTTTATCTCGAGCACCCCAGAGGCAAAAGTAATGTATAGCCTCATTAACTTCTACCCAAATTGTATTTGAAACATTGTCTAATGAGAATGATTGAACAACTCTTGACAGAAATGTACTTACATTGAACTGTCATTGATGCGACAGTCGCTGTGGTTCTCTGGGTCTCTGTATAAAGCTCATCAAAGACTGTGATGTCAATGGAAGATGTCTGTTTCCCATAGGGATTGGTAGCCTGACATTCGTACAGTCCCGAGTCTCTAGCTGTCAGCGATTGGACAGTGATGGAGGTGTGGCCCTGGTTGGACTGTAGCTCCGCCCCCTGACTGCCGGTCAACTGGCGTAACGCCACACGCCCCTGCGGCCCACTCTCTGATTGGCAGGTAATGGTCACACTGTCCCCCGCTTTCAGCTCACCAGATGGGCTCAGATAAAGAACAGGCTTCTCTGGAGGACCTGCCAGGGGCAATGAGTAACATAATCATATATCAATTAGGTTATATGAATACAAAAATGTCAACATAAAAGGGGAATAATAATGATGGTAAACTATGTTAATAATGTATTTCACAAAGTAAAATTAACTACATGGTTCCAACGTTGACACAATATTAAGCACAGTTTTTGTCCTTATGAATTATAATCTTACTTGGTTATTTTGTGTCTTACAGTCAGTATTTGTCAACTAGAAATGGGATCACAATGGGATATACCTTTTATAACTACAAACCACAAGCTGATATAGTTTGCTTTTATTTGACTCACCTTGAACATTAACAGTCATGTGAGCTGTAAGGTTTCCTACGACGTTGTGGGCCACGCATTCATACTCTCCACCGTGGGACCATGACGCTTCTTCCACCAATAGGGTCGCACCCTCTCCTGCCACGACTGAGCAGCCATCTTGGTCCAGTTTTCTCCACAACACAGTAGGTTCAGGGTTCCCCTCAGCACGACACGTCAGTGTAAAACCGTCTCCGATTTTCACCTGAGTGTTCTCTGAGATAGTGATCTTTCTGGGGGAATCTATATTGGGGAAAATAATGGTTGTTAGATACACATTATGATTAGTTGCTAATTGCTCATGTCAAATGATGGCTGTATGGTTGATATACCTATGACATAATATTAAACAAACCCTTAGTTTTATGCAAAGAATGTATTATTTTGCTCATGGGTATGCTCCTTTCTGTTCAATGAGGTCATTTCTGGAGAATATTTCTGTCCATTTCTGTCCGTTCTGGggacggcaggcagcctagtggttagagcatt encodes:
- the vcam1a gene encoding vascular cell adhesion protein 1; protein product: MTAFALWIVLLPTAASKFVLNLTPKHPMARVGDSLVLTCKASGCAEAVTFTWSSLIDRSLYGKTETNGTVSLQIFNPLGIHHINTVVCKATCRTKGEYTQNAQTSTKVNVYALPKDPTISRSDLLTEGQESNLTCTVPDVYPAKRLIIEWLLGDEVLLKQDEHLEVQTVTSVLKYRPTAQNNGQNVTCRATLDIGIDKRTRETVASMNVQYSPRKITISENTQVKIGDGFTLTCRAEGNPEPTVLWRKLDQDGCSVVAGEGATLLVEEASWSHGGEYECVAHNVVGNLTAHMTVNVQGPPEKPVLYLSPSGELKAGDSVTITCQSESGPQGRVALRQLTGSQGAELQSNQGHTSITVQSLTARDSGLYECQATNPYGKQTSSIDITVFDELYTETQRTTATVASMTVQYSPRKITISENTQVKIGDGFTLTCHAEGNPEPTVLWRKLDQDGCSVVAGEGATLLVEEASWSHGGEYECVAHNVVGNLTAHMTVNVQAPPTNLSVEVFPSAEFEKGQNVTIWSWAVGVPAPSTTLVRLRDGVELHSSDGTFHLVHLGPEHAGLYLLNVTNVVGHQSLSFSLSVSIQDKSVNPKTVIIPAACFVFMTAAAATLMRFLKRAKQASSYELARTV